From the Candidatus Acidiferrales bacterium genome, the window AGAGACTCAAACAACAGTGCCAATTCGAGATTGGCGGGGTGATGGCGCAAATCGAATCCCACCAGGGCTCCGCCTCCGCCCGCGCCGCCGAACCGCCCGTCGCTTCGCCGCCATCAACGCGCGAGCCCCGATCCCATCGGGGCGAGCAGATTTGCCCGTTTTGCGGCGCTGGCAACTCCTGGCAAAACAAGTTTTGCGGCGAGTGCGGCGAAAAACTCGCCGAGGTGGCGCAGGAATCCAAACAGTGATGACCCCTTACCCGACCCAGCGGAAATTTCTGCTATGGATCGCCTCGGCGATAGGGACGAGCGCGGCGTTGGCCCCGATTTCATCGGGGCTGGCTCGCGCCGGAGTGGTCGAAGGCGTGGTGCGAAACGCCACCACCGGCTCACCCCAACCTCATCAAGCCGTTGTCCTGCTCAAACTAGAAGGCGGGATGCAGCCCGTGGCTACCGTTCCCTCCGACAGCCGCGGCCGCTTCCGGGTGGAGAATGTAGATTCCTCCTCGGCCAGCCCTTATCTCTTGCAAGTCACTTATGCCGGCGCGAACTATTTTCAATCGGTTGTTTTTGGCGGGCGCCATCGAGTGGAGGCCGAGGTCACGGTCTATGAAGCTTCGGCCAAGCCGGGCGACATCTCAGTTGACGGACGGGCGGTTCGCCTGCAACCCTCCGCCGCGGGCGAAGAAGGCACCCGGCTAAACGTCGAGGAATGGTACGAGATGTCAAATCGGAGCGAGCCTCCGGCAACGCTCTACCAGGGCGAGGGTACGTTTCGCTTTTACGTTTCGAGCGGGCGGCTCTCCGAGCCTCGT encodes:
- a CDS encoding carboxypeptidase-like regulatory domain-containing protein, coding for MTPYPTQRKFLLWIASAIGTSAALAPISSGLARAGVVEGVVRNATTGSPQPHQAVVLLKLEGGMQPVATVPSDSRGRFRVENVDSSSASPYLLQVTYAGANYFQSVVFGGRHRVEAEVTVYEASAKPGDISVDGRAVRLQPSAAGEEGTRLNVEEWYEMSNRSEPPATLYQGEGTFRFYVSSGRLSEPRVSVESPTGMPVTRAAIPLREADAFGVDYPLKPGRTRIRIAYELNYGGGQASFASKSYYPVKSLLVLAPRTGVEIAGARLQAQGEDEESGLRIYSAGAHRAGELLQVQIKGLGEGSAASAAVRRMPDAVSQARWYILGFALFILGVALVHLYRIDQAPRGRGSGSLEADA